A stretch of DNA from Rhizobacter sp.:
GTTCATGGGGGTCTCCTGTTAACTCTTGCTGCTCTGGGCGAGAAGGCGCTTGGCCTCTTTCTCGTGGGTGCGCACCTCGTCGAGCGTGACGTTGAGGTCGGCCATCTGCTGCTCGAGCTGGGCGCGGTGCACGGCCAGCACGGTGAGGAATTTCTTGAGCTGGGGCACGGTGTCACGCGGCGATTCGTACATGTCGACCAGCTCCTTCACCTCGGAAAGCGTGAGCCCGAGCCGCTTGCCACGCAGCGTGAGCTTGAGCCGCGTGCGGTCGCGCGGGCTGTAGACACGGTTGCGGCCCTGGCGCTGCGGCTGCAGCAGGCCGCAGTCTTCGTAGAAGCGGATGGCGCGGGTGGTGAGGTCGAATTCCTTCGCCAGCTCGCCGATGGTGTAGGTGACCTGCGAGGGGGCCTGCCCTGCGGAAGGGCTTGAAACCTGGGTGACAGCAGCGGCGGACATGGCTCCCTAGAATGCCTCTTCAATTGACGTATACGTAAAGTGTAGCCAAGCCATGAACGCCCTTGAACACGAGCTGAACTACCCACATGGCGAGGTGATGCCGGAGCCGGGCACCACGATGGAAGTGGCCCCTGGCGTGCGCTGGGTGCGCATGGCCCTGCCCTTCGCACTCGACCACATCAACCTCTGGCTGCTGCGCGACGAGATCGACGGCCAGGCAGGCTGGAGCATCGTCGACTGCGGCATTGCCAACGACGCCACCCGCGCCTGCTGGGAACAGGTGTTCGCGAACGAGCTGCAAGGCCTGCCGGTGCTGCGCGTGATCGTCACCCACCTGCACCCCGACCACATCGGCCTGTCGGCCTGGCTCACCGAGCGCTGGAGCACCGCCGAGCACGAGTGCCGCCTGTGGATCAGCGGCACCGACTACAACGGCGCCCGCATGTCGAGCAACCCGAGCGCCAAGGCCAGCGTCATCACACCTGTGTTCGCCAAGCGCCACGGCATCACCGACCCCGAGGCGTTGCAGATGATCCAGACGCGCGGCGGCCACTACGCGACGATGGTGCCCAAGGTGCCCGATCGGTTCCGCCGCATGGTCGATGGCGACGTGATCCGCATCGGTGACCATGACTGGCACTGCCACGTGGGCTACGGCCACGCGCCCGAGCACATCTCGCTGCACTGCCCGGCGCTCGGTGTGCTGATCTCGGGCGACATGGTGCTGCCGCGCATCTCCACCAACGTGGGCGTGCACGAGAACGAACCCGAAGGCGACCCGCTCAAGCGCTACCTCGACTCGATCGAGCGCATGCGCGCCCTGCCCGCCGACAGCCTGGTGCTGCCCTCGCACGGCCGGCCCTTCAAGGGCCTGCACACCCGCATCGACCAGCTGCAGCAGCACCACGACGAGCGCCTGGCCGACGTGATGGAAGCCTGCGCCAAAGCACCGCAAAGCGCCGCCGACCTGCTGACCGTGCTCTTCAAGCGCAAGCTCGACCTGCACCAGACCACGTTTGCGATGGGCGAGTCGATCGCACACCTGCATGCGCTGTGGCACGCCGGCAAGCTTCAGCGCCAGTGTGATGCCGAGGGCGTGTACCGGTTCGCACCCACGAGCTGACCCGATACCATCTCCCTGCCTCGAGAAGAAACAACTGCAGGGAGGGGCCATGAGTTCATGGATGGAGCGCCGCGACCCGGTGCTGGTGGATCAGGCACTCGCCACCGAACCCACACACGACGAGCTGGCCTTCATGCAAGAGGCACGCGACCGGCGCCGGCGCGCCGGCATCCTGCTGTGGACGGGCGCCGCCCTATCGCTGGCCCTGCTGCTGGGCTTGACGCTCACCTACGGCGTGAAGGCCGGCGCTTCATCGGCCTACCAGATCGGCCAGGTGCTCAGCTGCTTCTTCTGGCCGGCGCTGGTGGTCGGCGTGGCCAAGCTGCTGAATCCCGACCGCAGCCAGCGCAGCCTGGTGCTGGTCTTCCTCATCGCCTGCCTCGCGCTCGTGGCCCTCAACGCCACGCTCGTCATCGACCGGCGCGGTGGCCTGAAGCGCCTGCTGAACAAGGAATCGCTGACGGCCGAGGACCACCTCGCACAGGTGCGCCGCTGCGCGCGGGATGGTGATGCCACCTGCCAGGAGCAAGGCTGGCGCGACTACATCGCGAGCCGCCCCAACGACGGCAAAGGCCGGGCCAATCTCGGCATGGTGCTCAACCGCCAGGGCCGGCATGCCGATGCGGTGGAGCAGTTCAAGGCGGCCATCGGCCTCGGCGAAGGGGCCTATGACCTCTTCGCGTACCACGCCGACAGCCTGGCCAAGCTCGGCCGCACCGAAGAGGCGATCGAGTGGAACTACAAGGCGCTCTCGGTGGTGCCCGCGCTGGTCGATGTGCGCGGCGACCTGGCCAGGCTGCTGGTCGCGGCCAAGCGCCCCTATGAAGCGCTGGCGGTGCTGCAAGCGCACGACAACCACCTCGAAAGCCTCGGACAGGCGGCGTACTTCTCGGGCCAACGCATCGCGATCCAGACCGCGATCGAACAGGACACCTCACCCGCCAGCACCGAGCGCAAGGCTTTGCGCCTGCCGAGCTATGCCGGCCATTTCTTCGCCCCCGTCGCGCTCGGCGATGCCAAGCCGGTGCCCTTCATGGTCGACACCGGCGCGACCCGCACCACGCTGAGCGAGAAGCTGCTGAAGGAATCGAAGGCCACCTACCGCGTGACGCAAGCCAACGTGCAGATGGTCACCGCCGACGGCCGTCGGGTGACCGCGCAGGCCATCACCCTCGACGCGGTGTCCATCGGCTGGTTCAGGCTCACGAACGTGCAGGCGCTCGTCTGCCGCGACTGCTCATCGCTCCTGGGGCAGTCGACGCTGTCGGGCTTCGACATGCAGTCGTCGAAGGTGCAGGGCGTGGAGTCGCTGGTGCTGGTTCAGCGCTAGCTCGTTCAACGGTAAGCCTTGAACACATCGCGCAGCGGCGCGACCTCGCGGGTGGCCGGCTGCGACAACGAGCGCTCGATCTCGTTCAGGTGCCGCTTCATCTCGGTGCCGGCCGCGGTCGCCGAGTCGCCCTTGCCGATCACCTGCAACAGGCTCTTGTGGCTGTGCGCCACGCACATCGGCTCGCCGGGGGCCTTGTAGAGCGCCATCAGCAGCGAGGTCGTGGGCAAGAGCTCTTCGAGCAGCCTCACGAAGATCGGGTTGCCGCTCATTTGCGCGAGCTTCAGGTGGAACTCGCCGGACAGGCGGATGGCCTCCTGCTTGTTCTGCGACTTGGTGGCACGCGCCTCGGCCTCGACGATCTGCTTCAGCTCGGCCAGCTGCGCGGCGCTCAACCGGCCCACGAGCCGCCGCGCCACCTCGCACTCAACCACACGCCGCGCATCGAACACATGCTCGCCGTCGCGGCGCGTGGGCTCGGGCACCTGCGCGCCGCGGTTGGGGCGCAGCACGATCACGTTGTCTTGTGCGAGCTTGTGCAGGGCCTGGCGCACCAGGGTGCGTGAGACGGCGAAGGTCTCGGCCAGCTCCTCCTCGCGCAGGCGGGTGCCGGGGGCCAGGCGGTGGTCGACCACGGCGGCGTAGATCGCGTCGTAGACGCGGTCGGCGGCCATCACGGGGCCGGTTTCGTCAGATCCTGTCTTGCGCGGACGGCTGGGCATGCGGCATTGTCACGCGCGCACGGGCTGGCGCTTGAGAAGGCGGATGAGCAG
This window harbors:
- a CDS encoding MerR family DNA-binding transcriptional regulator — encoded protein: MSAAAVTQVSSPSAGQAPSQVTYTIGELAKEFDLTTRAIRFYEDCGLLQPQRQGRNRVYSPRDRTRLKLTLRGKRLGLTLSEVKELVDMYESPRDTVPQLKKFLTVLAVHRAQLEQQMADLNVTLDEVRTHEKEAKRLLAQSSKS
- a CDS encoding MBL fold metallo-hydrolase; protein product: MNALEHELNYPHGEVMPEPGTTMEVAPGVRWVRMALPFALDHINLWLLRDEIDGQAGWSIVDCGIANDATRACWEQVFANELQGLPVLRVIVTHLHPDHIGLSAWLTERWSTAEHECRLWISGTDYNGARMSSNPSAKASVITPVFAKRHGITDPEALQMIQTRGGHYATMVPKVPDRFRRMVDGDVIRIGDHDWHCHVGYGHAPEHISLHCPALGVLISGDMVLPRISTNVGVHENEPEGDPLKRYLDSIERMRALPADSLVLPSHGRPFKGLHTRIDQLQQHHDERLADVMEACAKAPQSAADLLTVLFKRKLDLHQTTFAMGESIAHLHALWHAGKLQRQCDAEGVYRFAPTS
- a CDS encoding retroviral-like aspartic protease family protein, with protein sequence MSSWMERRDPVLVDQALATEPTHDELAFMQEARDRRRRAGILLWTGAALSLALLLGLTLTYGVKAGASSAYQIGQVLSCFFWPALVVGVAKLLNPDRSQRSLVLVFLIACLALVALNATLVIDRRGGLKRLLNKESLTAEDHLAQVRRCARDGDATCQEQGWRDYIASRPNDGKGRANLGMVLNRQGRHADAVEQFKAAIGLGEGAYDLFAYHADSLAKLGRTEEAIEWNYKALSVVPALVDVRGDLARLLVAAKRPYEALAVLQAHDNHLESLGQAAYFSGQRIAIQTAIEQDTSPASTERKALRLPSYAGHFFAPVALGDAKPVPFMVDTGATRTTLSEKLLKESKATYRVTQANVQMVTADGRRVTAQAITLDAVSIGWFRLTNVQALVCRDCSSLLGQSTLSGFDMQSSKVQGVESLVLVQR
- a CDS encoding GntR family transcriptional regulator encodes the protein MPSRPRKTGSDETGPVMAADRVYDAIYAAVVDHRLAPGTRLREEELAETFAVSRTLVRQALHKLAQDNVIVLRPNRGAQVPEPTRRDGEHVFDARRVVECEVARRLVGRLSAAQLAELKQIVEAEARATKSQNKQEAIRLSGEFHLKLAQMSGNPIFVRLLEELLPTTSLLMALYKAPGEPMCVAHSHKSLLQVIGKGDSATAAGTEMKRHLNEIERSLSQPATREVAPLRDVFKAYR